The nucleotide window CTTTTTGCTCACGTAATGACAGGAGTAGTAAATTATCAAGCTTTTGCGGGTAAAGATGGTATTGCACCAGTAGCCATTGCTGTTGATGCTATGGGATCTATGGGCGCAAATGGATTAATAACTCCCGCCTATCCTTGGCTAAACAATGCAATTATATTAGCAATTTTAGGAGGTTACTCTTCGGTTATTTTAGTAATGCTAATGGGACAAAGTAGAGTGTTTTTCTCTATGAGTAAAGATGGACTAATGCCAAAAATTTTCTCGGAAGTACACGAAAAATTCAGAACTCCTGCCAAAAACAATTTATTATTCATGGTTATCGTGAGTCTTTTTGCCGCTTTTGTTCCTGCAAGAGTAGTTGGAGAAATGACAAGTATTGGTACTTTATTTGCTTTTATACTTGTGTGTATAGGTGTATTAATCATGCGTAAAAAGATGCCTGAAGCACCGAGAGCATTTTCAACACCTTTTGTTCCGATTGTTCCGATTGCCGGTGTTTTAGTATGTTTATTCATGATGATCTTCTTACCATTAGATACTTGGATTAGATTAATTGTATGGATGATGATTGGTTTTGATTTGTATTTGTTTTACGGAATGAAAAACAGCATACTTAACAAAGGAAATTTCAGCCTAAACAACTACAAAACTGTTGCAAGTTCTGGTTTAGGAATGGTAGTAGCTTTAGTTATCGTATCTTTAATCAATTACTTGGATCCAAAAGTACATGAAGATTTTCTATTCTACTTTTCATTAGCATTTGCTTTTATACATATATTCGTTTATTCGTATAGTCTCAAAAAATCGAAAGACTAAATTAATTCATATATACAAAAAGGGATTTCAAAGCTTAACCACTTTAAAATCCCTTTTTTATTTCTTATAATTTGTACGTATAAATCATTTCTACAAATCAAAAACGGAAGTCCTTTTCGCCCGAATTAAATCTTTTAGCCGAATCCAAAATGCCAGCGTAAGATAAACCCCGAATCCCAAACCTGCAGTAACAAATGATATGTATATAAAAAACAAACGAACATTGGTCACACGCATTCCTAATTTATCTGCCAATCGGGAAGAAACATGGAAACCATATTTTTCAAAAAAGAATTTCAGTTTTAAAATTGCTCGCATTTTTATTTTTTTACAAACTTACAAATTATCTAATTACCCACATTTTCTATTTATCTAATTATTTCTAAGCAATTCCATTCCAATAGCACAATCCAAACATTTATTCTTATTACAATATTCATTTTTAAGTTGCAGTAGTGATTGACTTTCAAATGCATTTTTAGCTTTTATTCCGAAAGAGCTGAATTTTTCAATAATGGAATTCTTTTCAGGTTCAACTTCATTCAAAACAGCAATTATATCTTCTGAAACTTCTTTTCCCTGACTTTTAGCATAAGCAAATTGAAGCGGAATAATTGTATTCAAAACTATCAAATCTATAAAGGATTTGGTTAATTTTTTTGTCTTCTTAGGACTTTCTTTATCAAATTGATAATGCGTTTCCCAGTAAGGAGTTACCGAAATACGAAAAATTTCATAAGCAACTTCGACAGAATTCAAATCGGTTATTTTGGAAAACAGATTTTGCTGACTGTGATACAAATTTGCTAATTGTGAAAGTCTAATTGTTGGAAAATTATCAGGACGGTGTTTAAAAAACTGAACGGGTTCGACGCGACTCTTTTCAATTTGGTGTTTATGAAGCAAATAAAAATACCTGAATTTTAAATCTTTGAAACAGCTATCTTCTTTCTCAGCATCCAGCAATCCGGCAGATCCAAACAATAATGCTTCCAGATTTTCGACTTCAAAACATTCTTTTCGAATAACTGAAAAAGGAATAGCCTGAGCAATCTTAAAAAAAATTTCGCCATTAGTATTTAATCCAAAATTCTTTGCCAAAAGACAAAATAAAACAGCTTCCCAATCATTGTTAGTTGACTGTAACAATTCCAAAATAGGTTTTGATTTTCGTTCCAAGCGTTCAAAAAACAAGCGCTCCTGCCAATTCGTTAATTCAAATTGAGGGATTCCCTTTAATTGCTTTTCGCAAAAGATCCAAGATTTGGGCGTCAGCAGCTTTTTATAATTATCTAAAGTTTCCTTACTAACATAATTCTTAAGTTCAAGAACCGGAATTTCAGAATTATTATTTCTGTAAATTTCCGAATCATGTTCCCAAACCACGTGCAAAATTACATTTTCATAATTTGAATCTTTTTCATGATGATGCAAATACCAATCGGATGATTTAATATGAATTTCAACATTTCCTGCCCATTTTTGATTACCAATAGTTATTTGTGCATTGAAAAAATCAGGACCAGCCAATTCCAGAAACTGCCCCACATTACCGATTATAATTTCCTCTTGGTTACAAGTTTTTAAATTTAAAGTGTCAAACTTTTTGAATTTCCAAAGGTAATGGAGAAAATCTTCTTTCATTTTGTTCCGTTTTTATAAACTCCTTAGACAATAAACTAATTGTCTAATGTAATAAAAAAACAACAACTTAACTTACAAAAAAAATAAAAAGAAAGACAATTCTTCAATTATACCTATTCGGAAAAATTATTTCAACAAATATAATTTAGCACAAGCACGTGCATCCGAAAGCGCCTCGTGATGATTCAGCTGAATTTTCATTGCTCTACAGCAATCACTCAGAGTAGTAGGTTTCAATCCTTTGGACTTATAAATTTTGACTGTACATTCCCAACGGGAACCAATATTTAAATCCTCGTACTTCAAACCGTAAAGATCCATTGACTTTGACAAAACATTACGATCGAAACTCTCATTATGAGCCACAACGACTCTATTTTGAAGTCTTTTCTGAATTTCAGGAAACACTTCCAAAAATGTCTTTGCGTTTAACGTATCACTCGGATAAATTCCGTGAACTCTTATCGTATAAGGATTATATTCATTATTGGGCGGTTTGATTAAAGTCACGAACTCATCAACAATAACACCATTTTCTACAGTAACAATACCAACGGAACAAGGATGGTATCCGGTTGCGGTTTCAAAATCTATTGCAGTGAAGGTCAATTTTATTTGAGATTTAAGATTAACGAATTATGATTTTTGATTTTAAAATTGTAATAATTTACTTCATCGACTTAATTATATCTGACTTGGTAATGATTTGATGATGTCCATTTTCAAGATCAACCAAAACGGCATCATTTTCTTTGGTAAACAATCGGGATACTTTTTCTAACGGCGTATTTAATTTTACAATAGGAAACGATTTCCCCATTACTTCTTTGATCGGTTTATCAATCACATTTTTATCGGCTACGTAACTTCTAAACAAATCGGTTTCATCAACAGAACCAACAAAACCAGAAATATCAACTACTGGAAGTTGCGAAATATTATGCTTACGCATCCTTTCAATAGCATGCGAAACCAGTTCTTCTGTACGGACAACAATCAATTGTTTGTCCATATGATCTTTGATAACATCTTCGGCTTTGGTGTAATCCTCCTCAAGAAATCCTCTTTCCCTCATCCAATCGTCATTGAACATTTTGCCTACATAACGGCTTCCTGAATC belongs to Flavobacterium aquiphilum and includes:
- a CDS encoding PspC domain-containing protein, producing the protein MRAILKLKFFFEKYGFHVSSRLADKLGMRVTNVRLFFIYISFVTAGLGFGVYLTLAFWIRLKDLIRAKRTSVFDL
- a CDS encoding DUF2851 family protein — its product is MKEDFLHYLWKFKKFDTLNLKTCNQEEIIIGNVGQFLELAGPDFFNAQITIGNQKWAGNVEIHIKSSDWYLHHHEKDSNYENVILHVVWEHDSEIYRNNNSEIPVLELKNYVSKETLDNYKKLLTPKSWIFCEKQLKGIPQFELTNWQERLFFERLERKSKPILELLQSTNNDWEAVLFCLLAKNFGLNTNGEIFFKIAQAIPFSVIRKECFEVENLEALLFGSAGLLDAEKEDSCFKDLKFRYFYLLHKHQIEKSRVEPVQFFKHRPDNFPTIRLSQLANLYHSQQNLFSKITDLNSVEVAYEIFRISVTPYWETHYQFDKESPKKTKKLTKSFIDLIVLNTIIPLQFAYAKSQGKEVSEDIIAVLNEVEPEKNSIIEKFSSFGIKAKNAFESQSLLQLKNEYCNKNKCLDCAIGMELLRNN
- a CDS encoding 3'-5' exonuclease, which codes for MTFTAIDFETATGYHPCSVGIVTVENGVIVDEFVTLIKPPNNEYNPYTIRVHGIYPSDTLNAKTFLEVFPEIQKRLQNRVVVAHNESFDRNVLSKSMDLYGLKYEDLNIGSRWECTVKIYKSKGLKPTTLSDCCRAMKIQLNHHEALSDARACAKLYLLK